The region GAATTCGCCGGTGACGCTGGGGTTTGCCCCGGTTGCTGCTGTCGTTTCCCCCAATAATGCCTTTCTGTATATCGCTGGCCCCGCATCCATCAGCGTGTATGCCATCAACTCTGACGGCTCCTTGACGGCACAGAACAACGGTGTGGTGATTTCAGTGGCGTCGATTGATATTTCCCCGGATGGAAAGTGGCTGTTCGGGCTGGACCTGATCCGGAACACGGTAGATCAGTTTCAGATTGACTCGTCCTCGGGAGGTCTGACGCCACTGACAACTGTTCCATACGATTCGTTGACAGGAAATATCACTCCGCAGATGTTAAAGGTGTCTCCAGCGGGGAATTTGATCTTCTGTGCGCTGGGAAATGGAGGCGAACGCGTCTTTACCTTCGACCCCTCAAGCGGTACGCTGGCCTACGCCAACCAGGCTATACAACTGAATGCTTCGGGCACCAGCGACAACGCACTCGCGATCGACAGTACGGCATCGTATCTGTATGTCGCACGGAGCGGCACCAATGGAGGCATGGCTGTTTACTCAATTGGGGCAGGCGGCGTTTTGAACTCCGTTGCGGGATCACCTTTCGCGGCCGGAAACCGTCCCTTTTCTATCGTGCTGGATAAAACAGGCAAGTATCTGTACGTTGCCAATCGCACTGATAGTACGATCTCGGCTTATTCGATCGGGACAGGCTCCGCTCTGACTGCAGTATCAGGCTCTCCCTTTGGTGGCGGTCAGCAGGTGATCTCGTTGGGGGTAGACCCTGGGGGAACTTACCTGCTGGCGGGCGCTAATGGGGGAGGCCCGGATCTGGCAATGTACGGCTTCGATGCAACAACTCCCGGGAAGCTAAACCTGACGACGAGCGTGGCTACCGATACAGATCCGGCCGGCGTGGTTGCAATCGCAGTCACCCATTAGCAAAGGGGGTGCTTCAGCCGGTAACAGTCGCCACTTTTGGCGGCTGCTGCGGAGCAGCTCGATACTATGGAAGAGGTTTCCTTGCGGGGCGTTGGGAGTTTTCGAATCATCACATATCTTTTCTCCAGGACCGGTGAGCGTTACGCCTCTGCGTGGCTTCGATACCTGGCTCTGAGTGTCTGCCTTTCGATCTGTCTGAGTGGTTGCTCCAGGCTGCGCCCCAAGCCCGCAGCCGAGTACGTTTACGTCACCTCCAAGCAGACCTACCTTCGCGATCGTGTCGCTGCGGTCTCAAATCGCACGGCTACCGTGCAGAACGGGGACAAGCTGCAGGTCCTCGAGAAGAGCCGTCGCTTTCTTCGAGTCAGAACGGAGAAGGGCGAGGAGGGCTGGCTGGATGATCGCGCCATTGCCACCCAGCAGGTCTATGACGAGTTCGAAGCGCTGAAGGGAGAACACGGCAAAGACCCGGTGGTAGCGACCGGAGTGGTGCGTGACGACGTGTATCTCCATACGAAGCCTGGCAGGGAGACGGACCGGCTCTTCCGGCTGATGGAAGGCGACAAGCTGAAGCTGCTGCGGCGCGCCAGCGTTGCAAAGCCTGTACCGTCCGGTCAGCGTCTCGCTCGCCCTTCGACCGTGCAAAAAGCTGCTTCGGATACTGCGGAGCAAGGACCTCCTCCGCCTGCGATGGAAGACTGGTGGTTGGTCGAGGACCCGAAGGGGAGGACCGGTTGGCTCTACGGCCGTATGATGGATGTGGATGTTCCCGATGCGATTATGCGGTACTCCGAGGGCCAGCGCGTGGTCGGCGCCTACGTGCTCACCAGGGTCAATGATCCCGAGGCGCCCCAGGAGGACAAGGATGTTCCGGTCTACGTGACCGTGCTGAGCCCGTATACAGCGGGTCTGCCGTACGACTTCAATCAGGTCCGGGTCTTCATCTGGAACGTGAAGAAGCATCGCTACGAGACGGGCTTCCGTGAGCGAAATATCGAAGGCTATCTGCCGGTAAAGGTTACAAGGGAGAAGGATCCGTACGGAAAGGCCCCCGCCTCCATGACCGAGGCGCCGACCTTCAGCTATCGAGTGCTTGCCGCTGACGCTCCCCCGGTTATTCCTGACCCTGTGACCGGTATTGCCACTCCTACAAAGACGAACCTGAAGACCTACCGGCTGGAAGGGAATCTGGTACGTCGCGTGATCGCGCCTGATACGACACCTCCAGAGGACGCTCATCCGGAGCCTGTGAAGGAAAAGAAGAAGACCGCCAGGGCCTCCGTTTCGCGGCGCAGGCATCGACGTTGAAACAGGCCTGACCGGAGAGCTCGAACCCGTGATGCAGGATTCGAACTCAGGCGTAGAAGGCGCGGATGGCTGCGACCACAGTCTCCTGCTCGTCGGGACGAAGTTCAGAAAACATTGGCAGGGCGAGGACCTCCTCAGCCGCCTTTTCGCTGATAGGGAAGTCCCCGGCACGGTAGCCGAGTTGCGTCAGGCTGGTCTGCAGGTGCAGGGGCAGGGGATAGTAGATCTCGCTTCCGATCTGCCGCTCGGTCAGATACTGGCGAAGAGCATCCCGGCGTGGCACACGGATGACGTACTGGTGAAAGACATGCGTGGCCCGCAGATCGGTGTAAGGCAGCACGATGCCTTCCTGTGTGGTGAGCCCGGCAAGTCCGGCACGGATAAAAAGCTCGTCGTAATGATTGGCAATCTGCCTCCGTTGTTCGTTCCATCGTGGAAGATGACGCAGCTTGACCTCGAGCACGGCCGCCTGCAGGGAGTCCAGTCGCGAGTTCCAGCCGATTTCATCGTGGTAGTAGCGGCGCCGCATTCCATGGGAGCGCAGCATTCTGATGCGTTCAGCCAGTTGCTCCGACCCGGTGGTGACCAGGCCGGCCTCACCAAAGGCGCTGAGATTTTTTGTGGGATAGAAGCTGAATGCGGCCAGATCTCCGAGGCTGCCGGCAGGCTGCCCGTTCCAGGCGGCCCCGAAGGCCTGCGCGGCATCTTCGATCAAAATCAGACCATATCGCTGCTGGAGGTGGCGGAAGGCGTCCCAGTCGGCGCATTGTCCGTAGAGGTGGACCGGAAGCACTGCTTTGATCTTTGTGTCCGGCAGGGACCGGATCGCCTCTTCGACGGCGTCGGCGGAGAGATTGAAGGTGCGCGGGTCGATGTCGGCCAGAATCGCCCGGCCGCCGCAATGCACGATGGAACTGACAGATGCAAAGAAGCTGAAGGGAGTCGTGATAACGGTATCGCCCGCCCCTACCCCCGCAGCGGCCAGGCTAAGCCAGAGCGCATCGGTGCCACTGCCACAGCCGATGGCGTGCGGTACCTGGCAGGCGCGAGCCGCAGCCTTTTCAAAGGAGTCGACCGCCGGCCCAAGGATGAACTTCTGAGAATCGCAGACCTCTTCAATGGCAGAGAGGACTTCGTTGCGAATGGAAGCGTATTGCCGGGCGAAGTCCAGCATGGGAACGGGTTGAAGAGTTTGCGGGGCCACCCCTTGATGGTAATTCGTTATTCTTCAGCGGAAGAGTCCTCCCGGGGTTTTGCTGCGTCTAAAGCTATGGACACCTCGGTTCGGAATCTTCCGTAAGTTGAAAATTGCGGAAGATGCTCGTATCGTGGAACCTCTTGGCTTCGTTCTCAGGGGGACGTTAACTGCGTTTCACTGAAGGGCTTGAAGTTTGGCGGGATCTTTAAAATCTTTTTGGAAATTTACAGCTAAGGAGATCGGCACCATGGAATCAAAGCCGGCACAGAATATTCAGGATACTTTTCTCAACACTGTCCGCAAGGACAAGAGCCCGATCACAATCTATCTTGTGAGTGGCGTTAAATTGACTGGAAA is a window of Edaphobacter sp. 12200R-103 DNA encoding:
- a CDS encoding DegT/DnrJ/EryC1/StrS family aminotransferase — encoded protein: MAPQTLQPVPMLDFARQYASIRNEVLSAIEEVCDSQKFILGPAVDSFEKAAARACQVPHAIGCGSGTDALWLSLAAAGVGAGDTVITTPFSFFASVSSIVHCGGRAILADIDPRTFNLSADAVEEAIRSLPDTKIKAVLPVHLYGQCADWDAFRHLQQRYGLILIEDAAQAFGAAWNGQPAGSLGDLAAFSFYPTKNLSAFGEAGLVTTGSEQLAERIRMLRSHGMRRRYYHDEIGWNSRLDSLQAAVLEVKLRHLPRWNEQRRQIANHYDELFIRAGLAGLTTQEGIVLPYTDLRATHVFHQYVIRVPRRDALRQYLTERQIGSEIYYPLPLHLQTSLTQLGYRAGDFPISEKAAEEVLALPMFSELRPDEQETVVAAIRAFYA
- a CDS encoding SH3 domain-containing protein, which encodes MEEVSLRGVGSFRIITYLFSRTGERYASAWLRYLALSVCLSICLSGCSRLRPKPAAEYVYVTSKQTYLRDRVAAVSNRTATVQNGDKLQVLEKSRRFLRVRTEKGEEGWLDDRAIATQQVYDEFEALKGEHGKDPVVATGVVRDDVYLHTKPGRETDRLFRLMEGDKLKLLRRASVAKPVPSGQRLARPSTVQKAASDTAEQGPPPPAMEDWWLVEDPKGRTGWLYGRMMDVDVPDAIMRYSEGQRVVGAYVLTRVNDPEAPQEDKDVPVYVTVLSPYTAGLPYDFNQVRVFIWNVKKHRYETGFRERNIEGYLPVKVTREKDPYGKAPASMTEAPTFSYRVLAADAPPVIPDPVTGIATPTKTNLKTYRLEGNLVRRVIAPDTTPPEDAHPEPVKEKKKTARASVSRRRHRR
- a CDS encoding beta-propeller fold lactonase family protein, translating into MPAIIDEGMVEAGGMRTGKIRMMRAMRNWAMVRGLLLTVGVMLTGCGGFFVPPDNSGGGGGGGGGGTTTARVYVANGATGTVSGYSIGAAKLTEVPNSPVTLGFAPVAAVVSPNNAFLYIAGPASISVYAINSDGSLTAQNNGVVISVASIDISPDGKWLFGLDLIRNTVDQFQIDSSSGGLTPLTTVPYDSLTGNITPQMLKVSPAGNLIFCALGNGGERVFTFDPSSGTLAYANQAIQLNASGTSDNALAIDSTASYLYVARSGTNGGMAVYSIGAGGVLNSVAGSPFAAGNRPFSIVLDKTGKYLYVANRTDSTISAYSIGTGSALTAVSGSPFGGGQQVISLGVDPGGTYLLAGANGGGPDLAMYGFDATTPGKLNLTTSVATDTDPAGVVAIAVTH